Genomic DNA from Thermus caldifontis:
CCCGCTCACCAGGGCGAAGCGGTAGCCCCGCCGGTCCACCTGCCGGCCGGTAAAGGGCAGGAGGCCGAAGGCGAGACCACCACCCAAAAGGAGGAGTCCGCCTAAGGCGATGGGCTCGAGGGCTAGCTCCTCCTTGGCAAAACGCAAGATGAACAGGGAAACCAGGGCGGGGGCGAAGGTCTGGCCGAAGGCGGCGGGAAGGAAAAGGAGAAGCCGTTGGAAGGGGTAGGGTTCCCGCGCAGTCTGGGGGATTGGGATGCGGAAGGGAAACAGACTCAAGGCGAGAAGCAGGACCACACCCTGGGCCAGGATAAGGAGGGTAAGCGCGGCTTCGGATTCCTTCTGGGCCACTTGCCCTACGCCTACCAGACCAATCCCCACCCAAGGCATCACCAAGGTCAGGGTGAAGGATAGGGCCCTGGCTTCCCGGCCAGGCACGGCGATGCGGCTGGCTAGGGTCATAAGCCCGGGGTACAGGGTGGACATGCTCATCCCCCAAAGGATGGCCAGCCCCCATAGGACCCAGCCGGCGTGGGCCGTGGGGGTAAGGAGGAGGGTGAGGAAACCTATAAAGGCAGCCAGGCTTACCGTGCGTCCGAACCCCACCCTTTCCGCCAGCAGCCCTCCAAAGGTCTTGGAAAGGTTCTCGGAGAGCTGGTGGAAGGTAAAGGCTAAGGTGAAAGTGGCAGGACCCAGCCCCAGGTGCTCTGGGGCATAGAAGGGGAGGAGGCCAGCGAAAAAGCCGCTTCGTACCCCCTCCATCAGACCTACAGCTAGGACGAGGCGTAGGAAGACGAAAAGCCCCTCCTTGGCCCACGGTAGATAGCGAAACACGCTAAAGTATACCCGTGCGCATCAGCGTGGTGATCCCGGCCCACAACGAAGAGACCCTATTGCCAGGAGCCTTGCAAGCGGTTTTGCAGCAAACCCTGCCTCCTTTTGAGGTGATCGTGGTGGACAATGCCTCCACCGACCGCACGCGGGAGGTGGCGGAGGCGCTTGGGGTACGGGTGGTGTACTGCGCCAGGAAAGGGGTGGCCTATGCCCGCCAGGCGGGACTACTGGCTGCCCGGGGGGAATGGGTGGCCATGACCGATGCCGATTCCCTGCCCCTTCCCACGTGGCTTCAGAGCCTGGCCCACCGTGCGGAAGGCGCAGTGGCCCTTTACGGACCCTTGCGCTTTTATGGGGTGTCGCCTTGGGCGGGCGTGGTTTCCGAGTGGGGCTACCGGGCCTTCCTGAACCTGATGGCCTTCTTGGGAAGACCCAACCTGGCCGGGGCCAACATGATGGTTCTGAAGGAGGCCGCCTTGAAGGTGGGAGGCTTCCCGGAGGTGGAAGCCAGGGAGGATGTGCTTTTGGGTTGGAGGCTTCGCCAGATAGGAAAAGTGCGGTATGTGCCCGAAGCCCTGGTCCTAACCTCGCCCAGAAGGTTAAAGGGGGGTTGGGGAAGGTTTTTGGCCCAACAGCTTAGAAATCTCTTGGGTGATTCTCGAGGGTACTTCGGGGAAGACGGGGGAAGGGAAAGATAAGCCTCTGGGGCTCCACCCGCAGAATCTCATTGGCTTCGTCGTACACCGCGACAATCTTCTCGGCGATTCGCTCCGCAGACCGCTCCATGGCCCAGGCCCGGGCTTGTAAGCTGAAATGCCGGCGTTTGTCCTCATCCCGCAGGAGATCCAAGGCCTTTTCCGCCAGGGCCCGGTGGTCGCCCGGAGGCACCAGGTACCCGGTTTTCCCCTCCACCACCCCCTCCAGGACCCCCTCGGCTCCCACGGCCACCACGGGTACCCCCATGGCCTGGGCCTCCCAGATGACCAGCCCCTGGGTTTCGGTCTCGCTGGCGAACAGAAAGACTTCCGCCATCCGGTAGTACC
This window encodes:
- a CDS encoding MFS transporter — protein: MFRYLPWAKEGLFVFLRLVLAVGLMEGVRSGFFAGLLPFYAPEHLGLGPATFTLAFTFHQLSENLSKTFGGLLAERVGFGRTVSLAAFIGFLTLLLTPTAHAGWVLWGLAILWGMSMSTLYPGLMTLASRIAVPGREARALSFTLTLVMPWVGIGLVGVGQVAQKESEAALTLLILAQGVVLLLALSLFPFRIPIPQTAREPYPFQRLLLFLPAAFGQTFAPALVSLFILRFAKEELALEPIALGGLLLLGGGLAFGLLPFTGRQVDRRGYRFALVSGLLLLALVMARLAFAPSSWELLLLAALGGLGFSLFLPGWNGFLAKNLPQENRAAIWGGLMTVEGLGIALGPAVGGILWEAFGIRAPLLVGSAIFFLLSLFYATLFWRMRWN
- a CDS encoding glycosyltransferase — protein: MRISVVIPAHNEETLLPGALQAVLQQTLPPFEVIVVDNASTDRTREVAEALGVRVVYCARKGVAYARQAGLLAARGEWVAMTDADSLPLPTWLQSLAHRAEGAVALYGPLRFYGVSPWAGVVSEWGYRAFLNLMAFLGRPNLAGANMMVLKEAALKVGGFPEVEAREDVLLGWRLRQIGKVRYVPEALVLTSPRRLKGGWGRFLAQQLRNLLGDSRGYFGEDGGRER